GCACGAGGATTTGCTCGCTCACACGCCCGCCTTGCACGAGCACGAGGCTCGTCCCCCGCCCATCCTCGTGCAAGGGACCCCCCCTTGTGCACGGTGGGTGCGGCGGAGCGTGAGCGTGAGCTGAGTGTGAGTGGGTGTGCAacggggcggggggggcgcCGTGGGTGTGCAAGGGGGAACAGGGGGTGTGCAAGGGGGCCTTGCACTGGGGGAGTGGCCTTGCACACTCAGATTTGCACGGGGGGAGGCCTTGCACGCTCACCATTGCACAGGGATCCATTTGCACACTCAGACTTGCACGGGGACCCATCTGCGCACTCAACATTGCACAGGGACCCATTTGCACACTCACAACCGAACGAGGAGTCCTTTGCACACTCAGAATTGCACCGGGGTGGGCCTTGCACGCTCAGCATTGCACAGGGACCCATTTGCACACTCAGAACTGAATGAGGAGCCCTTTGCACACTCAGAATTGCACAAACCCCCATTTGCACACTCACCATTGCACAGGGACCCATTTGCACACTCAGAACTGAATGAGGAGCCCTTTGCACACTCAGAATTGCACAAACACCCCCCTTGCACACTCACCATTGCACAGGGACCCCTTTGCACACTCAGAATTGCACAAACACCCCATTTGCACACTCACCAATGCACCAGGCCCCTCCCCGTGCCAGCCCCGCCCCCTCGCACGCCCCCCTTGCACACTCGCCCCTCCCCCAGGCTGGAATGTCGCTGCGATGCCGAGAAGGTGCCaaaggggggaggggcgggggtttgggattttgggggcccCGGGATAGTGGGGGGGGCCCcgatggggggggggggggatgggAGGGGTCCCCATAGTGGGGGAGGGGCCCCTGGGGGGTGCAAAACGCTGCGGGGGGGGGGAAGGGCGGGCCCGAATATTTGGGGGGGCTcggagtgggggaggggctgttGCCCTGTAttgggggggtccctgtgctTGGAGGGGGGGGCGGAGACCCCTCCCCCCCAGTTTGGGGTGACTGGAAGCCCCTCCCACctcccagtacccccagtgccccccccaGTCCCATACTGGTCCCTgtgaccccccccaaattcctatGGGGGTCCCCATTTCCTGTGGGAACCCCCCCCATGATTTTGGGGAGCCCCAAATCTCTGGGACACCCCTAAACCTCCATGGGGTCCATAAACCTCTGTtggaccccctccccaaaatttatggggacccccaaattccttaTGGGGACCCCCGACCTCCTacgggaccccaaaaccttaTGGGGGCCCCCCCAAATTCTATGGGGGCCATAAGCCTCTAGAGGACCCCCCAAATTATTGGGACCCCCAATTTCCTTATGGGGACCCCCAACCTTTTATAGGACCCCCAAAAGTTATggccccccccaaaattttatGAGGTCCCTCATTCTCTATGGGGTCCATGGGAGACCCCTGCCCTATAATGGGCCCCCCCCTTTTCTATGGGGTCCCCCCAACCTCTGTGGGACCTCcgccccctccagccccccccAATCCAGGGCAGGGACCCCCCCCTCATTTTTGggcctcccctcccccacccctcagGTGCCCCCCCCCGCTTTGCGGGGCCGCTCCCCCCCCCCCGGGGAACCCAAAGctggggggggggtgggggggggtcgtgctggggggaggggggaggggcgcccctcccccccccaggAAGCCGCGCTCGGGCTCGGGGATGACGAGGGCGAGGGGCAgcgggaaggggaaggggaacgCGGCCACGAGGCGGGGCCCGAACGGCAACGGGAACGCGCCGGGgggcggaggggccggggggggaggggcgcggggacccccccggggtgtccccgccccccccgcgcccccagCGGGGTCCCCGGGCTCGGGGTCGCCCCCCGCGGCCCGGCAGAGCAGCGCCAGCGGCTGCTCCTGCACCGGGAACGCCCCCACGGGGGTGGCGCCTGTGACGTCACCGGTGATGTCACCACTGCCGGTGTCACCTGGGGGTGGTGGCACCGTGCTGGTGACAccgggggacaccgggagcCCCCCTCTATCTGCGGCTGGGGGGGTGTAGGCGATGACCGTGGGCGGCGCCGGTGACCCTGGTGACCCTGGTGGTGACCTCAGTGACCCCGGTGGTGACCTCGGTGACCCCGGTGGTGACCTCGGTGACCCCTGCAGTGACCCCTGTGCTGACCGCGGTGACCCTTGCAGTGACCCTTGCGGAGACCCCAGTGACCCCTCTGGTGACTGTGGTGACCCCGGTGGTGACCCCTGCAGTGACCCCTCCGGTGACCCCGGCGACCCTGGCTGTGACCCTGGTGACCCCGTTGGTGACCCCGGCGAGCGCCGCCGGTGCCGCTGGGCGTGGCGGCTGAGCGCGGCCGCCGTCTTGCACACCTTGGCGCAGGTGGGGCAGGTGAAGCGCAGCGACGGCCGCCGCCCCACGCGGCCCGAGGACGGCGTCCCCGCCGACGACGACGCCCCCACCGGCGTCACCGCGGTGCTGCCCTCGTGTCCCGCTGGTGCTTCCGCAGCTTCCGCAGCGCCGGGAAGCTCTTCCCGCACACCCGGCACGGGTGGTGCCGCTCCAGCGCCCGGCGGGCGTGCCGTCGCCGTCGCCATTGTCATTGTCACCGTCGTTCCCCGGCGCCCCCGCGAAGGCGCAGCCTGCGCCCGCCACCGCGCCTTCTTGGCGACGCCGGCGACGGCGCCGGTGCTCCGCGCTGCCGCCCGCCTTCCCTCTTGGGCTTGTATGCAGTAGTACGGCCGCCAGAGCGGTCCCTCGGCGTCGCTGTCGTTGTCGCCGTCGCCGCGGCGCCTCCCCGCGCGCCGTCGCCGCGCAGGTCGGTGCCGGAGATGCGGCGTTTGACGATGGCCTCCTCGCCGATGCGCGCACGGTGATCTGGCACAGCCCTCGCCCGGCCGAGCCGCGTCACGCCGGCTTGGCCACGTAGGTCATGGTGCGCCCACCCCCAGACGGGTTTTGGGGCGCGGCTGTCCCTCCCGGTGGCGGCGGTGGCGGCACTGGCGCGCGCTGCGCCCCGATGTAATCCCGCAGCACCTGCTTCTTGATGGGCACGGCGGCGTCACCGGCGCGGCCGCCGGCGCTGCAGCGCCTTCCTGCGCCCGCCCGCCCGTTGTAGGCGATGACCGGGCGGCTCCGCTGCCACCGCCGCCCGCGCCACGATGACCGATGGCGCCCGCGCGCGGCGGCGACCGGGCGGGGCTCGCCGTGGCGGCGCCGACGCGGGTAAGCCGTGACCCGCGtccccgccgcggccgccggccCGGGCGCGGCCCCGTGGGCACGGCGCCCTGGCTGTAGGTCTTGTAGGGCCTCTTGTTGGCCCGCATGGGCAGCAGGCGGTAGAGCTTGAGCGCATTGAGCTTGGGCCGGTAGCCGCCGTTGGGCGTCTTCTCGGAGGCGATGAGCCCCGGGCTGATGCCGTGGAAGGCTTTTTGGTGCGTCTTGAGGTTGTAGTAGGTGACGAAGGTGTCCCAGCAGAAGATGCACTGGTAGCGGCGCTCGCCCGTGTGCCACACCTCGCGTTGCCCGTGCGGTACTCGGCCAGCGCGAACACCTTGTCGCAGTAGCGGCACGGGTACTGCGGCGCCCACGAATGGACGTTGGCGTGGCGCTTCAGGCTTCGACAGGGTCATGTAGGAGCGCTGGCACACCCCGCACAGGTACAGCACCTGCCCGTCCACCACCTTGACCAGCGGCTCCTGCTCGGCGCCCGGCTCCAGCGCGCGGTGCCGCAGCAGCAGCGCTTCTTAGCGCCctcggcgccgccgccccgcccgccgtGCTGGTCGTGGTGTACCGGCGGCGGTGACAACGCTGCTGGTGACGGTGACATCGGTGCCGGCAGCGCTGGTGGCGTCACCATCCCCATCCTTGTCGCCCGTCGCGACAGCCGACCTCGCGCGTCTGCAGGCGCGGACATGGATGAAGCTCTTGCCGCAGTGCCGGCAGCACAGCCGGGCGCCAGCGGTGCAGCTTGGCGTGGAAGCCCAGCGCCGCCGCTGAGCCGGGCCGCGCGCACAGCCCGCACTGCAGCGACGCCCGGCGACGCCGCCGGTGCCGCCTCCTCGCCCGCCTCACCTGGGGAGCTCGGCGGCGGCGCAGGGGGCGCCCAGGTGCCGTTCATGTCCCGCGGGCGCCggagcgggaggaggaggaggaggaggaggaggaggaggagggaggaggaggaggagggggcccggcctccaggccctgcagcgGGGATGACGCGGCGCCGCCCACGCCCCCAGCGCCCGCGCTGCCGCCGGCGAGGGCACGGCCAGGCGCGAGTTGTAGATGAAGTTGAGGACGTCGGAGAAGACGCCGGCCTGGACGCccggcagctccagcacctgggcGGGAGAGGGGCAGGTGGGCTCCTGGGCCAGCGCCCGCTTGAAGAAGGGGCTGGAGGCGGCCAGGACGTTCTTATGGGCGCGGAATTTGGTGTCCTCAGCGATGATGGTGACGTCGCAGAACTGGCCCCGCAGGCGCTGCTCgttcagctccagcagcagcgccCGGCAGTGCCCGGCGTCCGACACCTCCACGACCGGAGCCATCCCCGCGCCGGCCACCTGCGGGGGACAGCGGGACGGGGTCACCTGAGGGGTGGGGACCAtggtttggggtcacctgtgGGGGTGGGGACACGGTTTGGGGTCACCTGCGGGGGTGGGGACACGGTTTGGGGTCACCTGCAGGGGGTGAGACCATGGTTTGGGGTATTGGGGGGTGGGGACACggtttggggtcacctgagGGGTGGGGACACGGTTTGGGGTCACCTGCAGGGGTGAGACCATggtttggggtcacctgagGGGGTGGGGACACGGTTTGGGGTCACCTGCAGGGGTGAGACCAtggtttggggtcacctgggtCCTTATTTGGGGTCACCCAGACACCTGGATCCCACATTTGCAGTCACCTGGGTGGGCGGGACCATgatttggggtcacctgggTGGGTGGGGCCATGGTTTGGGGTCACCCACACATCCGGTTTACTATTTAGGGTCACTCTGGGGTTCAGGGGTCACTTCGGGGtctggtgtcccctgtccccggggTCGCTGTGGGGTTCTGGGGTCACTCGGGGGTTTtgggtcccctgtcccctgtcccggGGTcgctgtggggttttggggtcactccgGTGTTTTgggtcccctgtccccgggGTTGCTGTGGGGTTGTGGGGTCACTCTGTCATCTGTCCTGGGGGttattttgaggttttgggtccccctcccctgccccggAGTCACTGTGGGGTTCTGGGGTCACTCTGTCACCTTTCCCGGGGGTCATTCCGGGATTTTGGGTCCCCTCTCCCCTGTCACGGGCTCGCCGTCCCCGGCCCAGCGCCGCCATTTTGTGTCGGGGCCTGCGCGGCCTGAGGCGGCTCAAAATGGCGGACGGGACCGAACCACCGCGGAGGAACCGCGGGGGGAGCCGAGGCAGAACCACCGGGAGAACGGCGGGGGGAACCGGGGCAGAACCAGCGGGAACTGcggggagagctggggcagaaCCACCGTGGagcatcccagtgtccccccagtatcccccagtATCCCTccagtgcccccccagtgcctcccagtatccccagtgcccacctgTGCGCGGGGCCCTCATGGACTGGGTGTTGCAGCTCCGGGGGTCCTCGGGGGGGGGTCACAGCCGGCCGGGcctcctgggggggggggacacagaAAGAGGGGTCACCACACCCGGATTTGGGGTGAAACACTCGGGTTTGGGGGGTGAAACACTCGGATTTGGAGGGGAAcacctggatttggggtgaaacaACCGGATTTGGGGGTACCCGGGGTCATTGGAGGGGTCATAACACCCGGATTTAGAGGAAcaccaggttttggggtgaaacatccggatttgggggtgaaaaccccagatttggggtgaaaGACCTGGATTTGAGGGTACCTGGGGGGGAACACCCAGATTTGGGGGTACCCGGGGTCACAGGAGGGGTCACAACACCCGGATGCATGTGACAAAGTGACAGCGAGGGATTCTCCAGCGTGACGTCACCATCACAGGAAAGATAAGATATGTGATGTCATCGGGTGATGACGCCATCACATGGGATAGTGACGTCATGGGTTGGCTGTCACCGTGAGGGGATGGGTGTGACGTCACTGCGCGGGGGGAGGGTTGAGGGCGGCATGACGTCACCACGAGGGGACACCGGTGACTACACGGGGGGCGGGGCAGCGTGACGTCATGGCTGTGACGTTGTGGGGGGCGTGTCGCACCCACAGCGGGGACGGGGGGACAGCGAGGGCAGGGGGTgacacctgggggggggggggcggtgACACAGGTGGGGGGCAcccggggggggaggggcggggacAACCCcggggaaattttgggagggggggaggaaaaggcgcagggacccctcccccccGTGCACCCCCTcccccctggggacccccaccccatcccccccccccgcccctcccccgccccccAGGTACCCCCGGAGCCGCCTGACAGCGGCGTCCCGTCCGCGACGTCaccggggggggaggggggcagTGTCACCCAACGGTTGCCATGGAAACaacccccctcccccccttcagacccctccccttcccccctctCCGGACACACCTTTCACCTGCGGCCAATCAGGGGGCAAGGAGCGCTCCGGGACACGCCCACCCCCGCCAGGACCACGCCCATCCCGCGCGAAAGGCAGCGCGCGCACCGCTGACGTCATGGGCTCACCTGGATGCTCattggctgggctgggagtgacGTCACGGGGCCCCGTCCTGCCGCGGGCGGTGTTGAAGGAGCAGGCGGAGGCTGAGGGGGCGGGGACGGGAAAAGGGGGCGTGGTTAAAGGGGGTGTGGCTACAAACGGGCGGGGCTAAGGGGGAATGAGGGAGGGGACGCGGAAGTGTCGGCGCGGGAAGGGCgggaggggggacaggggacgcACGGGTGGGAcacaaaaacacagagaaacacacagacaggtgtgacacagacaggtgtgacacagacagaaacacaggtgggacacacacgcacacacacaggtgtgacacacacacaaaaacacaggtgtgacacagacaggtgtgacacagacagaaacacaggtgggacacacatgcacatacacaggtgtgacacacacaaaaacacaggtgtgacacagacATGCCTGCACATCCACACCGGTGTGACACGCACAAAAACGCACAAacaggtgtgacacacacacctgcacacacacacagaggtgtgACACAAAACCACACGCAGGTGCGATACACACACAACACCTGCACACGCACAGGTGTGGCACACACAGAagtgtgacacacacacacctgcacacgcacaggtgtgacacacgCACCTGCACACAGATGTGACAGACACCTGCACACGCACACAGGTTACGCACCCACACAACAGCCACTGCGCCTGTTGCACACGCACAACACACGCGAGACACGCGTCAGACACAACAGCCGTGCACGGACAAACAACCGCACACGGACACACAACCAGACACAGACACaacagctgcagccccacaacCCCCACACAGCCACGCCTGGGTGCGCAggtacacacagacacagcgCACAACCAGACACGGCTGTACAACCGCACGGGGACACGTGACACAGCCGGACATGCGTGCACAACCAAACACAGGCGAGACACACAACCGAACATGGTTGTAGAACCGGACAGGGACATGTGACACAGCCGGACGCAGGTGCACAACCAAACATGGATGTGACAAACAACCTAACACAGATGTACAACCACACTCAAAGCACCCCCCCACACACGTACAACCCACACAGGGACGGCTGTAGATGGAAAAACAACCCCCCCACAGCCCTCAAACTGACGCACAACCGCACGCGGGTGTGACACCCTCACAGCCACACGCAGCGGCACAACCGCACAGGAACAGCCCCCACACAACCCTCGCATGGATGGACAGCggcacagggcacagacaggCGGAGACACAACCGCACATGGGGCAACAACCGGACAGGGAAGGCTGACACGAGCACAGCCGCACAATGAACAGTCACACAACCCTCAGATGGGTGCACAACCGCACAACATCACACAACCGCACAAACACCCCTCATACAACCCTCAGATGGGTGCACAGCCGTACAACAATGTCACAAAACTGCACAAACACCCCTCATACAACCCTCAGATGGGTGCACAGCCGTACAACAATGCGACACAACTGCACACAGGCGCACAACCACATAAAGAACCCCCACACAACCCTCAGACAGACGTACAACTGCACAACAACGTGACACAACCGCACAGGGATGCTTAACAGGCAGAGGCACAACCGTCCATGGAGAAACAACCCTCACACAACCCTCACAGGGGCGCACAACCGCACAGGGATGTGACACACAACCGGACATGAACACACGACATTCACGAACACAGGCAGGTGCACAACCGCACACAAACAACACACGCACAGCCCTCATACGGGTGCACAACCGGACACAGGACCTGACACGGACAAACAACCAGACATGGACAAACAACCACACACAAACACCCGCACACGCACAGCCCCACACGGGCACGACACACtcggacagacagacaaacacCCGCACAAACAACCAGATGCGCACCAACACTCGCACATGCACGGCTCCACACAGACACAACACACTCGGACAGACGGACAAACAACCGGACACGCACAAACACCCCCACACGGACACAACACGCTGACAAACGCCCAGGCACTTACAGCCCCACACGGACACAACAGGCtcggacagacagacagacagacagacacacacacacacgtaaCCCCGTACAGACACGACACGCTTGGATGGACGGACAAACAAGCGGACAGGCGGACAAACAGCCGCACGCGCACAAACAGCTCCCAACCCGTCACCCCCACACCCACATGGGGACCCCCGCCACGGCCCCTCAcacccccccgggcccccccacCCTGGCACAAACACGCAGCTgcccccccccaaccccctcGTCACCCCCCCGGTGTCACCCCCCCGGTGTCacccccccagtgtcaccccctcGGGGTCCAGCCCCCCCTCCCAGCAGCGTTTGGGAGGTGCCGGGTGACATTTGGGGGGGGTCAGAGCGGGgtcctgggcaggggaggggctgtttggggggggggcactttgggggggtcccggagcactttgggggtccctggggacactttgggggtcccgggggtcactttgggggtcccgggggtcactttggggtccTGCCAGGGTGCTTGGGGAGGGTCCGGGGGGCTCCgaggggcggggagggggcgggggggaTTGAGGGGGGTGGGCGTGacccggggcagcgcgggggggttgggggtgggtgggggtcGCGGTGAgcccccccccttccccctccccctcccctcccccatcccGTGGGGGTCGCGCTGCGGTGACAGCGCCgggaggggggcggggggcgTGGGGATGGCGGGGGAGGGGTTCGGGGGGTCCCGGCGGggctcgggggtcccggggaggGCGGGGGTCGTTACCGGGGCCTGTCCCGGGGCCGGGGATgtcgcggcggcggcggcggcggcggcggcggcacaAGATGGAGGCGGCGCGTTGGGCCCcgggtgggagggagggagggacccCCCCGCCCCACGgagcggggacacgggggacacccggggggacacctggggggacacggggggacacgaggggacactggggggggacaccgggggacactggggggatggaggggatgcGGGGGGATACGggggggacacgaggggacaccggggagaCACGGGGGGACATGcgagggacactggggggataCGGGGAGACATGGGGGGGAACACAGGAGGGATAAGGGGGGGACAACGGGGGGGGCAAAGGGGGATATGGGGGGGCTCatggggggacagcgggggacactgagggggagatgggggaatgggggacacggggggggaTTATGGGGGGAGACAagaggggacaccggggggatatggggggggggaaggggggaggcagaggggggcaagaggggacatttgggggacacaactgggagggacagggggcagggagggtggggggCGGTCACAATTGGGGGGTAAAAGCGGGGACACAACTCGAGGGGACATGAGGACATTGGGGGGCACCACTGTAGGGACAGGGGGCCAGAActgggggacatttgggacgCAGAGGTGGGGACACAAccccggggtggggggggggcacaggcaggcagggggagatggaggggacaggggacactggcaGGGTGTGACAGAAGTGGGGACAGAGttggggggcagcaggggacagggggcacGAGTGGGACACAAATGGGGGACAAAGTGACACAAAGCTGGGGGCTCGGGTGACAAAGGAGGGGACCCAAtgagacacaggtgacacagctggggacacaagGACACAGAAGCGGGGACAAATTTGGGGTTATGGTGACACAAAAAGGGACACGACCAGAGAGGGTTGGGGACAAAAGTGGGGACACAACCGAGGACACAACCATGGTGCCACAGCCCAAAACGGTGACAAAACCAGGGGACAACAATGTGAGGGACACAACAGGCACGGCCGGGTGTAGCAGGGACCCTGCTCGGGATGTGGGGCAGTTCAGGTGTCACTGtgccctcagtgtcacctcgTGTGGCGTTGTCACCGTGGTGGGGGTGAGGTGTGTCCGACTGTGCCATGTGGGGCTGTCACACAGTGTCACATTTGTCGCATTTTGTGTCACATTTGTCACATTTTGTGCCCGACTGTGCCACATGGGGCTGTGTCAGGCTGTACCTTTGGGTTGTACCTCAGACTGTGTCACACTcgtgtcacctgtcacctgccGTGTCCGGCTGTGCCGTGCTCACACCGTGACCCAGTGACACCCTGTGACATCACACCCTGTTGCTCCCTaaatttctccttctcttcccccaaatccccccaaattctccccaacCCCTTGTGCCCCCCCACAAAAcaccattttcctttcccccaatccccctctctgctgttctccccccaaattcccctttctTGCCAGAATtatccccaaaacctcctgctcctcctggatTCCCCTCCCCGACCTCCAAACaccaaaattctcctttttttttctccattttttgcCCCTagtccctcctgcccctccaaaACACTCCTCAAACACTTTTTACTGCTCCACTTGTTCCCACAAACCCCATTGCTGCCCCAAAACACCCGAAacccccctcctgcccccctaaatccccctcCTTGTCTGCAATTGCCCCCCAAACGCTCCTGCCTCTCTAAATGCCCCTTCCCTACCCCAATTATAACCCCAcacccctcctgctctgccaacAACCTTCAAGCCCTTAATTGCGCCCCCaacccctcctgccccctcAGATTTCCCCTTCTCGCTCCTAAAATACTCCTGAATCCCACTGCGCCTcgcccagccccttccccagcacccctCCGGAACAGGCCGCAAAGCCTCGGCCTTTCCCAGCGGACACAGCCGGGTCTGGAGCGCcgggagcggccgggccgggcgagCGAGGCCGGGGCTGCGCAGGCCGCGGCTGGAGCGGTGCTTCGCCCATTTCCGGCACCGTCCGCCTTTGCTTCGGCATCTTTCGTCAGATATTCGGGTGTTTCCGGAATTTTCAGCCAATGCTTCGGCATATTTCGATAACTTCCGCCAATGCTTCGGCCACTTCCGGCTATTTCCGTCAGCGTTCGGGCACCGCCGGTTAACTTCGATCATTTCCGTCACTCTCCGGAGGCGCTTCGGCTTTCTCCGCCCACTTCCGTCAGTAGTTCGGAAATCTCCGTCAATCTCCGCCAGCTTCTGAGGTCACTTTGTCACCCTCCCTCCGCCCCCGCAATCTCTCGTCTCTCGGGCTCGGGGAGGGCGGcgcttttaaaataaattattcatgaACCGATCCCACCGTGCTGGAAGCGGGGGGTCAGACGACGGCGCGTCCCGTGAGGGCTTCACAGAGCAGCCGCCGactccctgccccttccccgcTCCTCGTTCGCCTCACGGCCCGTGACGGGActcccctcttcctttccttcctgccgCTTTTTTCCCGCGCCTCCCCCCTTTTTCCTGTGAGGCGTTTGGTACGCTCCGTCCACGCCCCCACCGGCGGCTCGCGGGGGCCGAGTCTATATAAGGCGGCGCCGGTAGCTCGCCTCGCTCAGTCGCGCCTTGAGCGCGGAGCGGCCGGAGCGGAAAAGGGGGGGGCTCCGTGCCGAGGGCTCCGTGAGGCGCCGGTTCCCGGTCCCCGGTGGGGTTCATACTCCTTGCTCCCTTAACCCCCTCCGTGAAGGGGTCGGTTCCGAGCAGTCGGAGCGGCGCGAGGCCGCGGCCCCACCGACGCCATGCACGGCGGGCCACCCTCGGGCGACAGCGCCTGCCCGCTGCGCACCATCAAACGAGTCCAGTTCGGGATCCTCAGCCCCGATGAGATGGtaccggggccggggcggcgcggACGGAACCGCGGGGCCCGcggagggagcggggccggcggctGAGGGCGAACGGCGGCGGGAAATGGCGCCGGGGCAGCGAGAGAGGGGAGCGGAGCGGCCCCGTGAGGGGACAGCGCCCCCCACAGGCCCGGGGGGCTGAatgggggacaggggagagctcggaggggatttgggggctcctCAGGGGGCTCGGGGACACAAAACGAGGTTCTGGAAGGTgttggggtccccagggagcCTCCGGAAGAGCTTTGGGGTGTCCGAGAGTGGCTCAGAATCCCCTGGCAGCGTTTTGGCCTCCCTAGGAGCGGCTCAGGGAGCCTCGGGAtgagttttggggtgcccaggagGCCTCGGGAAAAGTATTGGGGTGTCTTGGAGGGGTTTTAGGGTGTCCTGAGGGGCTTTGGGTCTCTGGAGGTGTTTGTTGGGGCCTTAAAAGAGCTTTAGGCTGCTGTGAAGGAGACTTGAGGTGCCTGGAGGTTTTTAGGGGAATTCTGGAAGAGCTTTCAGtgtcctggaggggttttggggtccctgggagTTGGTCAGACAGCCCaggtgaaattttggggtgaataaaGTGTTTATTGGGGGGTCACTTGGGGTACCCCTACCCGTTTAGGGTTTTTGAGGGGGGGCTCGTGGatgaatttgggggtccccaggtgcctcagtttcccttttcccccctcagaaACGGATGTCAGTGACCGAGGGGGGCATCAAGTACCCCGAAACCACCGAGGGGGGACGCCCCAAACTTGGGGGGCTCATGGACCCCCGGCAGGGCGTCATCGAGAGAACGGGGCGCTGCCAGACCTGTGCTGGTGAGTTTGGGGGgcctgaacccccaaatcctccaccctgaaccccaaaaatccttctgGGAGGGGATCTTGAACCCCAGAATCCTCATGAGgggaccccaaagccccaaatcTTCACAGggaccccctgaacccccaaatctccaaCATGAAGGGCCCTGAACCCCctaaaattgcctttttttggggggcatttattggttttg
This region of Camarhynchus parvulus unplaced genomic scaffold, STF_HiC, whole genome shotgun sequence genomic DNA includes:
- the LOC115916363 gene encoding zinc finger and BTB domain-containing protein 4-like → MVPTPQVTPSRCPPQVAGAGMAPVVEVSDAGHCRALLLELNEQRLRGQFCDVTIIAEDTKFRAHKNVLAASSPFFKRALAQEPTCPSPAQVLELPGVQAGVFSDVLNFIYNSRLAVPSPAAARALGAWAAPRHPRCRAWRPGP